ggatagacatttttcacaatttttgaacattttatactccaatcgattaatctagaaaataatcagcagatttatcaataatgaaaataaccgcTAGTTGCATATAAGACTGACACACTGATTTAATAAATACTTATTAACTGCAATTGCGAGAGCATTGGCGGAAATCTTTTTGAGCTTCCCCCTGACATAGATGCATGAGAAACAttgaatatgtgtgtttttgccagaccatattaagaacataaaaGTGCACTAAAAGGCAACAACTGGTGGCTCCACGTCGCTCCCTTGTAGGGCAAGACGGCTCATGTGCTTTTTTTCAAGCCGAGATGAAAACAGCACTTCAATTACCACAGTAACCGTGGCGACCGTCCCGAGAGAGGGAAGCAGGGGTTGCCTCGCGCTGCTCAATATACTGTGACTCCAAACAACCCTAAAGCAACTCATCTACATTCCAAACTAGCCACGGGATAAATAGAAGACAATTGGAAACAGTTCCACCTCCAATGTGATTGTGCCCATGACTTCCCCCGGCATCTCCATGGTAACATAAGGATGGCTTTGTTGTCAGTTACAGTCTAGTGTGCAAACAGTAAATACCAGCCGACATGCTGTGGGCGTCTTTGAGCTGGAACTGATAGATATTTCATGTATGTGAGTGCTCTCTCTGATCCCCGGCTAAGCAGCCCTCCTATTGCAGCGACCACATTCAAAGCTCTTTAGGCCGTTGGAATAAAGGCCCCCCGACTCAGAAATCCTCTCTTCACTTGGGTCCCGCTATCTACTGTAACAATCATGAGAACGCTGTGTTTGGCTCGCCTACAGCACCGGGGGGAGGCCGTTCACTGTCACAGAACAATACTGTCAATCTGTAAAAAAAGACTGTTAGCAATATGTGGAGCTGTTAGagcttgtgattatcataccACAAGAGTTTCCTTTTGTCTAAAGCCAAGGCGCAGTGAGCTGGAGTGTATTTTGTCATGCCGTCATCTTTTCCCCTCGTGCTATTGCTGGTTCATGTACAGTTTTTAGTTCTGTTACTTAATATATCCCAGTTTGGACACCCACAAAACCCCCTAAACCACTAAGCACATGCTCCAAGGCGTAGGCCGTGTGTTTGACTATAAATATTGCTTCTCTGACAATGGAGTTCAGGACATTTGCATTAGTCTTCCAAAAGGCAAGGATTAAATGTTGTGGTCGAGCCCAGCAAAATGCTGTTACTAACTGCATGTTTGTGTACGTCTTGTCAGATGCAACTGAAATCAAAAACCCCTCATAATTCAGAAAGGATCAATTGATTAGCATGCCAAGTGCAAAATGGCATCAAAGACTGGTGCATCTGTAGATTAAGATCtatatatgaattattattGAATGACCCAGGCTGTGATTAGAACAGAcatcactgagagagagagagagaaaacagagcaACCAGCAATTACCGGCGttcattaggtttaggataCTGTGGAACGGACAAACTGGATTTCCCTCTGGGCCTGGTTGTACATCCAGACCAGACGCTGATCTGGTTAACACTTAAATAGCAAACAGAATGGGATTTATCTCTGAAGTGGTCATTAGGAAGCTATTCTGGTGTTTTCCTCTCATTTGTCCAGAACAGTTTTTCATCCTCAGGCTGTTTTTCAGCTCGTACTAAACGCAGCTGCTCGGCTTTTAACAAACATTAGAGGACAGGATCACTTCTGTCCTGTTTTAGCCTCCCTTCACTGGTCACCACTAAGTTTTAGAATTGACTTTAAGATTTCTTTTAAAGTTACACAGTTACACTGCTATGAGCCAGAGCCTCAGATCCGCAGGCAGAGCTCTGCTGGCTGTTCCTAAGTCCCGGCTCACTAAAGGTGTCATGGCTTTTGTAGTCAGGCTTCTCAGATCTGGAGCTCCCTGCCTGAGGATCTGAGGCTTGCAGAATCAGTGACATCTTTTAAATCACTCCTCAAAacttatctttaaaaaaaatattttttttttgattaaaacaagcacatctttttatttccaacatatattttttatgttattctattttttaaatcacttttgggtattttatttccattttaactTGTATTAACTCGTagtctgattttattttattgcagtcctgaaatgtttttagttttttttattcctgtttcaACCACGTAAAGGAGCTGTATAAattaagtttattattattatttctttcagGCGACTCAACACCTTGAACAAGTGTGCCTCTATGAAACTTGACGTGAACCTTCCGAAGAAAAAAGTAAGTGTCGTCCATCCCTACGTTACGAGCTTTATCACCAGAAGGATGCTTTTGCAgtctttacattttaaaggaacaatatgtagcactgacagaTAGCGTTTTAAAATGAGTACTGCAGTCCagattcaaaacattggagctgTGGCCCGTCCGCTCCTCCGGTGTGATGTTGTGTGTGTCAGCATCACGGCGTTAGTCTCTGGACAGCAGCAGTAGTCGaaatcacttcaccggctgtgtgtctcaaatactcgctgccttgataaccagctgcacacggaccacagagagatgtgccgaggcttttcaggtcgggtagaatctaatattaacgttatctctgtttgtttgcttgcttccatggctgcagaaggctgtgtttgcgtgccaatttgttttatatttggcAACGGGTTAGTGAAATGGGCAGTAGACGGGATCATGAAATCTATAAGATaagcctttattttgaaattcttaactgataaaaaaaaaaaacatttgcacttATACATGATAAATGTGTCACTTTACAGTGAACAacagaatatgtatttttattattttttattaaaaataattttcgtttaaattaaatttttcatttaaatgtttggAAGAGCCctgtaataaaattgtcaaatcataatttagttgctttttgtgagttaatataaatgtaactgaccggaatggaaatttcaaaggagaacatactggctgtagcgttgttgtcagagaagccagtatttaaATGTatcatgtttccttaatctctgatgacatgcaatggtcattttatgatttattactgtaaatatattacatattggtcctttaaggcAGATTATTGTATGAAAAGTGCAaacaaaaattatatttttaaaacactGATGACTCAGTTCAGCCTAGAGTTTAGGCTTACATGGGTGTCATGTCTCTGTTCACAGACTATTTTGAAATATAACACTCTATATGTACCTCTGAgggtttgttgtgtttttaacccTCAGAAAGCTTCAATCCTCGACTCCAATATCACAgctgtcattttgaaatttgTAAGAAATAGAAGACAAACCTTAATGCCTTTGTAAGAAATGGTATTTTCTTTCAAAGATCGCCTAAAGTACTGCATAACATGACACAAATATAATCCTGTTGCGTCCCTTTAACCCAGATTCTATGATATTTGAGATTGTACCATTGTTGTATTCATGCCTATTGAGTGGGATTGCTTTTTATCTGTCCCCTCTTTGGAATGTAGCCTGCTGGCTTATATtcaggatttctttttttttgctgccttggTCTATTTATGGAAAAGTCTTCAAGTCAAGGGGATCATTTGTCTGGTGTTGTATCACTGTGGGCTGATTGTATAATGTTATTAATTCTGAGCAGACGCACCCTCCAGCTATTTCCTGCGGTTCCTATTTAACTCTTCTTCGTGGCATCGATGATACGCGGGAGGAAAATGTGCAAATTATCTTTTGTGGAAAAAATATGCAATGACTGTAAGGGTTATTTTCATGTCTCGATCTTTGTATGcgttttaatttaattgtatttattctgATTTAATTGGGTAGTTATGAAGATCTTTTcgacacacctacagtatacagtggtggaagaagtattcagtaaagagtaaaagtaacaatactacagtgtaaaaatactctgttacaagtaaaagtcctgcattcaaaatcttgcttaagtaaaagtacaaaggaattagcatcaaaatattgagccatttcagaataatatatattataattattgatgcatttatgtgtgagcatcactttaatgttgcagcttgtAAAGGTGGAGCTGTTTTTTCTTACCTGAAATACTGCTGGGTAGGTTAGCCTATAATAACATGTTATACTTTATCAGctgatatatattttgtattcataaTTTAAATCTGCAATGTAACTAATAACTTAAGTTatcattaaaatagttaatcgtgattaatcgcaaatgaatcccacattttttatctgttcaaaatgtaccttaaagggagatttgtctagtatttaaaacccttatcaacatgggagtgggcaaatatgtctcccctttacagacatacagaattaattttcattcacatatcttgaggtcagaggtcaagggacccctttgaaaatggctgtgccagtttttcctcgccagaattcagcgtaagtttggcgttatttagcctcattcacgacaagctagtatgacatggttggtaccaatggatatCTCAGGTCTTTTAGTTTCTGAGCCCgcacctccgaaagatcgattgcattaaagaaattagtggcattaaaacaaatttgcgttaaggcgttattatcgtgttgactttgacagcgCTAGTTATCATATAAATgcagtataaagtagcataaagtggaaatactcaagataagtacaagtacctcaaaattgtacttaattaTTGTACAgttcttgagtaaatgtacttcattacattccaccactggacctacattatattatataatagaaACATTTGTTACTACAAAGAagattaaaaatacaaattgtAATCATGTAGGCCAGAGTAACTGATGTTACCTAATCTGTCTTCCCCCAGAGTGAAGACTCTGATGAAGAAGACCTGTTTGCCATCAGTGACAAATGGACGTTTGAGTGGAGCAGCCGGCGTTGGTCCAGGTTACAGGACATTGACTGTCTGCTGGGCAGCCACGGCGAGGGTCAGCCCTCCGGAGACGGCGTGCCCCTGAGAACCACCACCAGCAGCGAGAGTGTCCTGACGGACCTCAGCGAGCCGGAGATCTCCTCTTTGCACAGCGAGAGCAGCGGGGGCAGCGGCCACAGGGGCCTCAGCACGGAGGACTCTGACTGCTCCAACCGCACCGGCTCCGATTGTGCAGCGATGCCGGATTCCACGTCTCTCACGATGCCCCACATCCCTAAAGAAATCTCTCACTACGGCTCGCTGACCGACAAGCACGGCAAGACGAGCCGCATCCGTGCCAAAGACTTCCTGAAGCGCATGGAGACGCTGCGCTCCCGAGGGACCCTGAGAAGGGGCCGTAAGACATTGGTCATCAGCTCTCCGGTGCTGCAGCAGGAGGCCCGGGCGCTGAAGACGCTGCACTGTGTCGAGATCATAAACGGAGACGGTGGGGCTCCAGAAGTACCGTCCAACAAAGTCCTGCCATCCCAGTCAGGTAGCGAGGGTAGCAGCCATTCTAGCGGCAGCGCCGTCAGCACGCCCAGCCTGAAAGAGCGTAAAGCCCACCGGGCTGACTACAAGCGCAGTGGCATGTATTTAGAGGACGTAGACATCTTCTCAGGCACCCAAGTGAATGAAGTCGCAGAACAAAACCGCAGGAACGAGTTCTGCTCCTATGAAGACCTGGTGGTCCACATTCCCAAAGACCACAAGCCAGGAACGTTCCCCAAAGCACTGTCCATAGAGAGCCTGTCCCCAACCGTGGGGGCCTCCATCAACTGGCACACAGGCAGCATGCACCTGGACTCCCCGCTCATCTCCTGCAGGAAGGAGTCCAGGCCCGTCACCCAGTGCTGCTCCAGAGGCAGCCGCATCAGCGTGTACGACAATGTCCCCGGCTCGCATCTGTACGCCAGCACCGGAGACCTGATAGACCTGGAGAAAGAGGACCTGTTCCCCCACCTGGACGATATCCTGCTGCACGTCAATGGTCTGCAGCAGATAGTGGACCACTGGTCTCAGAACGTGTTGCCTGTCGGGGAAGGGCTGGCGCAGGTGGACGGCGAGAGGGAGCGTACAGCTGGTCTCCAGTCCTCTAGTCAGATCACATTGGACTTTGAGGGGAATTCTGTCACAGAAAGCCAGACCACGCCTAGTTAcggggacagagacagagtgtcACTCGCTGAGACAGAATCCACAATGCTCCGGGAGAGGAGGGACTCTGGAGTAGGTGCTTCGCTCACAAGACCTAATCGGTAAGACTCATGGAACTGTATTGAGgttatattttaaatgacacTAGTTTACGTCCTTACGAACAAAAAGAAACCTAATTTTTCTTTCATCTTTTCTGGCGTTAGGTTACGATGGCCCAGCTTTCAGATATCCAATCGCCTAAGTCACTCGGTGGCGTCCCTGCAGATCACCAACCAGTCGGCAGGCCAGCTAAGTTTGTTGCAGAAGTTTTCTCTGCTGCGCCTTACTGCCATCATGGAGAAGTACTCCATGTCCAACAAGCATGGCTGGACCTGGTGAGTCTATCCAAGATCCACCTTTGGTGTGGTTTCATGCGGTTCAATATATATTTCTTCTATTATTGAAAGCATATTTTTATCTCTTTGAACTGATTTTGTATGTTGCTcaaattattatattagtactaaggctgtcaatcgattaaaatagttaaacgtgattaatcacaaattaatcacacattttttttaatcttttcaaaatgtaccttaaaggaagatttgtcaagtatttatccaataataaacaatatacTTTTAAAGGGAAATATATCTaggatttaatactcttatcaacatgggagtgggcaaatgtgcttgctttatgcaaatgtatgtatatatttattattggaaatcaattaccaacacaaaacaatgacatatattgtccagaaaccctcacaggtactgcaattagcataaaaaatatgctcaaatcataacatggcaaattcaagcccaacatgccacaacagctgtcagtgtgtcagtgtgctgacttgccccaaaactgcatgtgatgatcataaagtggacatgtctgtgaaggggagacccgtgggtacccatagaacccattttcattcacatatcttgaggtcagaggtcaagggacccctttgaaaatggccatgacagtttttcctcgccaaaatttagcgtaagttttgagcgttatttagcctccttcgcaacaagctagcatgacatgtcggtaccagtggattctttaggtttttctagtttcagatgataccagtatcttcattctagctttaaaactgagcccgctacaacctaaaaatcgcaagttgcattaatgcattaaagaaattagtggcgtaaaaatgaatttaacgcgttaactttgacagccctaattaatacagttaatctgtgtgtttgtcctgtATGGTATGAATAGGCCTAAATGAATTACTGTAACCAGATTATAACCTTTTGTCTTACAAGCTGTTAATAGTGTTTCATGTTAAGTAAATAtgagtattttgttttgtagaACTACAGTATGGTCACTTATTTAGCCAGTAGAGCAAGGTGTCAAAAATGTGGTGTTGATGTCTCTCCCCTACTGTAGGTCCGTGCCAAGGTTTATGAAGAGAATGAAGGTACCGGACTATAAGGATAAGAATGTATTCGGAGTGCCTCTCATAGTGCACGTGCAGCGTTCTGGACAGCCGCTGCCCCTCGGCCTGCAGCAGGCTCTGCGCTACCTGAGGAGCCAGTGTCTCGACCAGGTCAGCCTCAGTACACACTACACATACTCTCTCAGGTTTCACACGCCATGTAACAAATGGTCGGCTTTGTCTAACGTGTCTAATGTGGTGCAAGGTTTCAATGAACAATGACTGACACAGGGATACAACAGTAgtataataacaatacagtgaGCGGAACTGCTGTACAATGTAGTCACATATCGCTGCCAGCTGTCAACATTAACACTTGTGTTTTGCCTCCAGGTGGGTCTCTTTCGCAAATCAGGGGTGAAGTCTCGAATTCAAGCTCTCAGGCAGATGAATGAGAACTCTCCAGACAATGTGAACTACGAGGATCAGTCCGCCTACGATGTGGCCGACATGGTGAAGCAGTTCTTCAGGGACCTACCTGAGCCTCTGCTCACCAGCAAGCTGGGGGAGACCTTCCTCCACATCTACCAATGTAAGGAGGACATGCATCtatctctctttcctttcctcacTTTGGAGAGCGCTGTAAAATTACACCTGAACTAACACAGAGTACATGCGGCTGCGTGAGGATGCAATTTTAAATCTAGTAAATGACCTTTGACAGTTCACGATTGCTTCTCTCTCTTCCGTCACCGTGTCTGTAATAATAGAAATCAATTCTCTCGTATGTTGCAGATGTGCCGAAGGACCAAAGGTTGCAAGCCGTCCAGGCAGCCATCATGTTGATGTCGGATGAGAACCGAGAGGTGCTGCAGACGCTGCTCTGCTTCCTCAGCGATGTCACTTCCTCTGTGGAGGAGAACCAGATGACACCCATGAACATCGCCGTGTGCCTGGCCCCCTCCCTCTTTCATCTCAACATACTCAAGAAAGACAATCTCTCACCGAGGTACTGGTTTTTCTTGTGTATTCTAGCGTTACAGTTTCGTTTCTTtatttacacataaaaatgaaaaagatacaatatataatttgcaaggggatgtgaaggagaattgcCTA
The Sebastes fasciatus isolate fSebFas1 chromosome 7, fSebFas1.pri, whole genome shotgun sequence genome window above contains:
- the stard13b gene encoding stAR-related lipid transfer protein 13 isoform X5 translates to MKLDVNLPKKKSEDSDEEDLFAISDKWTFEWSSRRWSRLQDIDCLLGSHGEGQPSGDGVPLRTTTSSESVLTDLSEPEISSLHSESSGGSGHRGLSTEDSDCSNRTGSDCAAMPDSTSLTMPHIPKEISHYGSLTDKHGKTSRIRAKDFLKRMETLRSRGTLRRGRKTLVISSPVLQQEARALKTLHCVEIINGDGGAPEVPSNKVLPSQSGSEGSSHSSGSAVSTPSLKERKAHRADYKRSGMYLEDVDIFSGTQVNEVAEQNRRNEFCSYEDLVVHIPKDHKPGTFPKALSIESLSPTVGASINWHTGSMHLDSPLISCRKESRPVTQCCSRGSRISVYDNVPGSHLYASTGDLIDLEKEDLFPHLDDILLHVNGLQQIVDHWSQNVLPVGEGLAQVDGERERTAGLQSSSQITLDFEGNSVTESQTTPSYGDRDRVSLAETESTMLRERRDSGVGASLTRPNRLRWPSFQISNRLSHSVASLQITNQSAGQLSLLQKFSLLRLTAIMEKYSMSNKHGWTWSVPRFMKRMKVPDYKDKNVFGVPLIVHVQRSGQPLPLGLQQALRYLRSQCLDQVGLFRKSGVKSRIQALRQMNENSPDNVNYEDQSAYDVADMVKQFFRDLPEPLLTSKLGETFLHIYQYVPKDQRLQAVQAAIMLMSDENREVLQTLLCFLSDVTSSVEENQMTPMNIAVCLAPSLFHLNILKKDNLSPRAMQRKYATGRPDQKDLNENLAATQGLAHMIIECNRLFEIPHEMVTQSRNSYVEADLHAPTIGELCKQLEDADGTYQTHMEGRLQIQLKEAREKSKYWVSCSSSDNTELYYKKVGDGNPLRRWRVSVEVEAPPSVVLNRVLRERHLWDVDLLQWKVCETLDKQTEVFQYVLNRMPPHPSRDFVVLRSWRTDLPKGTCSLVSVSIEHEDCPPVGGVRAIVLESNYLLEPCGSGKSRLTHICRVDLKGRAPDWYNKAFGHLCAAEAARIRNSFQPLITDGPETKI
- the stard13b gene encoding stAR-related lipid transfer protein 13 isoform X3, yielding MTSRRNSAKLKLRRSFSEQLRSSTSKAWDLLWRNVRERRLAEIEAKEACDWLRAAGFPQYAQLFEDSQFPIDITSVKRDHDFLDKDLVEPLCRRLNTLNKCASMKLDVNLPKKKSEDSDEEDLFAISDKWTFEWSSRRWSRLQDIDCLLGSHGEGQPSGDGVPLRTTTSSESVLTDLSEPEISSLHSESSGGSGHRGLSTEDSDCSNRTGSDCAAMPDSTSLTMPHIPKEISHYGSLTDKHGKTSRIRAKDFLKRMETLRSRGTLRRGRKTLVISSPVLQQEARALKTLHCVEIINGDGGAPEVPSNKVLPSQSGSEGSSHSSGSAVSTPSLKERKAHRADYKRSGMYLEDVDIFSGTQVNEVAEQNRRNEFCSYEDLVVHIPKDHKPGTFPKALSIESLSPTVGASINWHTGSMHLDSPLISCRKESRPVTQCCSRGSRISVYDNVPGSHLYASTGDLIDLEKEDLFPHLDDILLHVNGLQQIVDHWSQNVLPVGEGLAQVDGERERTAGLQSSSQITLDFEGNSVTESQTTPSYGDRDRVSLAETESTMLRERRDSGVGASLTRPNRLRWPSFQISNRLSHSVASLQITNQSAGQLSLLQKFSLLRLTAIMEKYSMSNKHGWTWSVPRFMKRMKVPDYKDKNVFGVPLIVHVQRSGQPLPLGLQQALRYLRSQCLDQVGLFRKSGVKSRIQALRQMNENSPDNVNYEDQSAYDVADMVKQFFRDLPEPLLTSKLGETFLHIYQYVPKDQRLQAVQAAIMLMSDENREVLQTLLCFLSDVTSSVEENQMTPMNIAVCLAPSLFHLNILKKDNLSPRAMQRKYATGRPDQKDLNENLAATQGLAHMIIECNRLFEIPHEMVTQSRNSYVEADLHAPTIGELCKQLEDADGTYQTHMEGRLQIQLKEAREKSKYWVSCSSSDNTELYYKKVGDGNPLRRWRVSVEVEAPPSVVLNRVLRERHLWDVDLLQWKVCETLDKQTEVFQYVLNRMPPHPSRDFVVLRSWRTDLPKGTCSLVSVSIEHEDCPPVGGVRAIVLESNYLLEPCGSGKSRLTHICRVDLKGRAPDWYNKAFGHLCAAEAARIRNSFQPLITDGPETKI
- the stard13b gene encoding stAR-related lipid transfer protein 13 isoform X2, which translates into the protein MFRELPESTGSECLGSMTPETQDFYLRMDHPRRRSGYRLGRIIARQQLLNRIAGEIEAKEACDWLRAAGFPQYAQLFEDSQFPIDITSVKRDHDFLDKDLVEPLCRRLNTLNKCASMKLDVNLPKKKSEDSDEEDLFAISDKWTFEWSSRRWSRLQDIDCLLGSHGEGQPSGDGVPLRTTTSSESVLTDLSEPEISSLHSESSGGSGHRGLSTEDSDCSNRTGSDCAAMPDSTSLTMPHIPKEISHYGSLTDKHGKTSRIRAKDFLKRMETLRSRGTLRRGRKTLVISSPVLQQEARALKTLHCVEIINGDGGAPEVPSNKVLPSQSGSEGSSHSSGSAVSTPSLKERKAHRADYKRSGMYLEDVDIFSGTQVNEVAEQNRRNEFCSYEDLVVHIPKDHKPGTFPKALSIESLSPTVGASINWHTGSMHLDSPLISCRKESRPVTQCCSRGSRISVYDNVPGSHLYASTGDLIDLEKEDLFPHLDDILLHVNGLQQIVDHWSQNVLPVGEGLAQVDGERERTAGLQSSSQITLDFEGNSVTESQTTPSYGDRDRVSLAETESTMLRERRDSGVGASLTRPNRLRWPSFQISNRLSHSVASLQITNQSAGQLSLLQKFSLLRLTAIMEKYSMSNKHGWTWSVPRFMKRMKVPDYKDKNVFGVPLIVHVQRSGQPLPLGLQQALRYLRSQCLDQVGLFRKSGVKSRIQALRQMNENSPDNVNYEDQSAYDVADMVKQFFRDLPEPLLTSKLGETFLHIYQYVPKDQRLQAVQAAIMLMSDENREVLQTLLCFLSDVTSSVEENQMTPMNIAVCLAPSLFHLNILKKDNLSPRAMQRKYATGRPDQKDLNENLAATQGLAHMIIECNRLFEIPHEMVTQSRNSYVEADLHAPTIGELCKQLEDADGTYQTHMEGRLQIQLKEAREKSKYWVSCSSSDNTELYYKKVGDGNPLRRWRVSVEVEAPPSVVLNRVLRERHLWDVDLLQWKVCETLDKQTEVFQYVLNRMPPHPSRDFVVLRSWRTDLPKGTCSLVSVSIEHEDCPPVGGVRAIVLESNYLLEPCGSGKSRLTHICRVDLKGRAPDWYNKAFGHLCAAEAARIRNSFQPLITDGPETKI
- the stard13b gene encoding stAR-related lipid transfer protein 13 isoform X4, with protein sequence MKHSGCRMKISKIEAKEACDWLRAAGFPQYAQLFEDSQFPIDITSVKRDHDFLDKDLVEPLCRRLNTLNKCASMKLDVNLPKKKSEDSDEEDLFAISDKWTFEWSSRRWSRLQDIDCLLGSHGEGQPSGDGVPLRTTTSSESVLTDLSEPEISSLHSESSGGSGHRGLSTEDSDCSNRTGSDCAAMPDSTSLTMPHIPKEISHYGSLTDKHGKTSRIRAKDFLKRMETLRSRGTLRRGRKTLVISSPVLQQEARALKTLHCVEIINGDGGAPEVPSNKVLPSQSGSEGSSHSSGSAVSTPSLKERKAHRADYKRSGMYLEDVDIFSGTQVNEVAEQNRRNEFCSYEDLVVHIPKDHKPGTFPKALSIESLSPTVGASINWHTGSMHLDSPLISCRKESRPVTQCCSRGSRISVYDNVPGSHLYASTGDLIDLEKEDLFPHLDDILLHVNGLQQIVDHWSQNVLPVGEGLAQVDGERERTAGLQSSSQITLDFEGNSVTESQTTPSYGDRDRVSLAETESTMLRERRDSGVGASLTRPNRLRWPSFQISNRLSHSVASLQITNQSAGQLSLLQKFSLLRLTAIMEKYSMSNKHGWTWSVPRFMKRMKVPDYKDKNVFGVPLIVHVQRSGQPLPLGLQQALRYLRSQCLDQVGLFRKSGVKSRIQALRQMNENSPDNVNYEDQSAYDVADMVKQFFRDLPEPLLTSKLGETFLHIYQYVPKDQRLQAVQAAIMLMSDENREVLQTLLCFLSDVTSSVEENQMTPMNIAVCLAPSLFHLNILKKDNLSPRAMQRKYATGRPDQKDLNENLAATQGLAHMIIECNRLFEIPHEMVTQSRNSYVEADLHAPTIGELCKQLEDADGTYQTHMEGRLQIQLKEAREKSKYWVSCSSSDNTELYYKKVGDGNPLRRWRVSVEVEAPPSVVLNRVLRERHLWDVDLLQWKVCETLDKQTEVFQYVLNRMPPHPSRDFVVLRSWRTDLPKGTCSLVSVSIEHEDCPPVGGVRAIVLESNYLLEPCGSGKSRLTHICRVDLKGRAPDWYNKAFGHLCAAEAARIRNSFQPLITDGPETKI